From the Bacteroidales bacterium genome, the window ATGAATATACCTTATACGATTCTAATCCTTCAAAGATTCATATTGCCTTTGGTGGAGTTGGAAGAAATATTGCCGAGAATTTAAGCCGATTAGAAAACGAAGTTCATTTTATTACTGTTTTTGGAGATGATTTTTTCTCTAAGTCGGCAAATAAAAGTCTGGAGAAAATAGGTATTGATACCACAAACTCGCTTTTCATAAAAAACCGAAGCAATAGTGTCTATCTCGGCATTATGAATCAGGAAAATGATTTATTTCTGGGACTTAATGATATGGAGATTACTAAAGAATTGAATAGTGAATTTTTAAAAACAAAAGCCCGGTTTATCAATGAATTCAGTACCATTATAATTGACAATAATATAGAAACAGAGGCACTACATTATCTACTCAACACCTATCAAGATAAAATAATTATTATGGATGCTGTTAGTGCTAAAAAAGTCGTAAAACTTAGTGCTTATTTAGATAAAATTTCTATTCTTAAATTAAATCAAATCGAACTATCCGCTTTATCTGATGAATTAGAAACAATAGATAAGATAAAACATCTTCATATAAAAGGAGCTAAAACACTTTTAATTACAAATCAGGAAAAAGACATTATCTTGAGCAAAAAAGAAGAAATAATAACTAAAAAGGTTCTTGGTATTGATACCATCGTTAATGCAACCGGCGCAGGAGATGCATTTTTAAGCGGATTTATTCATGGAGTTCTCCATAATTTTAGTGATGACAAAAAACTAAAATACGCCAATATTGCGGCTAACATAACTCTTCAATCCAATAACTCAACAAGTGAATTACTAAACAAAAATGAAGTAAAAAAATATGAATAACTATATAGAATTTAATGATGAAGTTCGCAAAGCTATTGAATTAGGATTACCAATAGTTGCGCTTGAATCAACAATTATTTCACACGGAATGCCCTATCCTAAAAATGTTGAAACAGCAATTAAATGCGAAGAAATTGTCCGTGAAAACGGAAGTATTCCAGCAACAATAGCCATCCTAAATGGAAAATTAAAAGTTGGTCTTTCAAAAAAAGAACTAGACTTTTTAGGAAGTCAAGGGAAACAAATTATCAAAACATCAAGAAGGGATATTGCTTATAATGTTGCGAATAAAATCGATGGAGCAACTACTGTTTCTGCAACTATGTATATCGCCAGTTTAGCAGGAATCAAAGTGTTTGCTACCGGAGGAATTGGAGGAGTACACAGAGGAGCTGAAACCAGTTTTGACATCTCCGCTGATTTAGATGAACTGGCCAACACTAACGTTCTTGTAGTTTGTGCCGGAATAAAATCAATCTTAGATTTAGGATTGACCTTGGAATACCTTGAGACAAAAGGAGTTCCTGTAATTGGATACCAAACAGAATCGCTTCCAGCATTTTACAGCAGAACATCTGATTTTAAAGTTAACTTTAAAATCGACAGCCCTCAAGAAATTGCCAATATGTTAAAAACCAAGTTAGAGCTTTCATTAAATGGAGGTATACTTGTGACTAATCCCATTCCTACCGAATATTCAATGGATAGTGAAATTATAAACCAAGCTATTGATAAAGCTCTACTTGAAATGGATAATTTAGGAATAAAAGGGAAAGAGCAAACACCTTATTTACTTGGCAAAATTGTTGAGATTACAGAAGGTAAATCTTTAGAATCGAACATTGCTTTAGTCTATAATAATTGTAAACTGGCTAGCAAAATCAGCTCGGAGTATAACACTCTTAAATCTTAAATTTGCCAATTATAATTTCTTTATTTCCAGAATATTGCGTATAAAGCTACCAATATAATCATTACAGCAAATGCACCTATATTGAATACAGGCGAAGTCCTAAATAATTCTTTTGAAATAGGAATCCCTTTTTCATCATCTTTTCCATTATTCTGAATATAGCTTACCAATGCTATAATAATCATTGTTAAAATAGCAGTATATCCCATCTGATCCATCCACGGTAAATCCAAGAACAATCCGTTTTCTGACCATCCCTTTGGTGCAACTTTAAAATACATTGCAATAGGAATGGATGCCAAAGCACCTGTAATAGCACCTTTATTAGTTGTTTTTTTCCAAAATAAGCCCAACATAAATACTGCTAATATTCCAGGACTTACAACACCTGTATATTCCTGAATAAACTGAAATGCCTGATCTATTCCACCCAATAATGGAGCCGTAATTGATGCAATAATTAATGCAATTGCTGCTGAAAGTCGACCAACATTTACAGTAGTCTTATCACTTGCATTTTTATTAATGTACTGCTTATAAATATCCATAGTAAAAATAGTAGATGTTGAATTTAACATTGATGCCAAGGATGATACAATAGCTGCCGCTAAAGCTGCAAATGCCAAGCCTTTAAATCCTGTTGGCAAAAACTGTAATAACCAAGGATATGCTTTATCAGCCTGTTCTGCCGATGGCAAGTTCTGCAAGCCGGCTTCACCTAACCGAGTCATAACTTCAGTATCATTTATCATAACATAAGCTGCAATTCCGGGAATTACAACAACTAAAGGAATAATTAACTTCAGAAAAGCGGCAAGCAAAATACCTTTCTGAGATTCTTTTAAAGACTTTGCAGCTAAAGTTCTCTGAATAATATATTGGTTAAACCCCCAATAATACAGATTTGCCACCCATAAACCCCCAACTAAAACTCCAATCCCGGGTAAATTTTTAAATTCCGGATTTGATTTATCCAAGATCATTACAAAGCGATCGGGTGCTGCATCATATATAGTTTGCAAACCAACAAAAGCTCCCTCGCCTCCCGATACCGTATTCAAAGCAATATAGGTTGTAACCAATCCTCCAAGAACTAAAAACACCACTTGAATTACATCTGTCCAGGCCACTGCCGACAAACCACCATAAAGAGAATAAGCGGCTGCAAATAATGCGAGACCTATAACACCATAAACCATCGGAATACCAATAATGGTTTCAAGTGCCAAGGAGCCTAAATAGAGTACAGAAGCAAGGTTTACAAAAATGTACAATCCAATCCAAAATACAGCCAAAATAGTTTTTAGATTAGTCGAAAATCGTTTTTCAACAAATTCGGGAATAGTATATAATCCTTTTTCAATAAATATGGGTAAAAAATATTTTCCAACAATAATTAAAGTAATGGCAGCCATCCATTCGTAGGATGCAATAGCTAATCCAAGAGCAAAACCGGAGCCCGACATTCCGATAAATTGCTCGGCTGAGATATTCGCAGCAATTAAGGATGCGCCAATGGCCCACCAAGGCAAACTCTTGCTCGCCAAGAAATAATCCTCTGCATTCTTCTGATGTCCCTTTTTATCCTGCGAAACCCATAATCCAACTCCTAAAATTAATATTCCGTAGGCTGTAAATATTAAATAATCCCAAAAACCAAAATTTGCTGTCATCATTCTTCAAATCCTTTAATCTTTATTTTAAATTAGCTTTTTAACCAATTAGATGTGTTCCTTTTGAGAGATGCACCTGATAAACAGAACAATCTCTATTAAATTTCTCTTTATACTCTTTTGTTATAGATGCTATGAATTTCTCCGTTTCAGACTTTGCAATTAGATTTAAAGTACATCCACCAAAGCCTCCTCCCATCATCCTAGCTCCTATTACAGTTTTACTTTCTTTTGCCCGGTTTACTAAAAAATCAAGTTCTTCGCAACTTACTTTATACTGATGTTGTAATCCTTTATGCGATTCATAAATCAAATTTCCCAATCTTAAAAGGTCATTATTTACCAATGCCTTTGCTGCAAGCTGGGTTCTTTCAATTTCTTGTATTACATATAAAGCTTTTTGATAATCTTCTTCTGAAACCGATTCCTTAATACTTAATAAATCTTCTTCGTTCACATCTCTTAGTGCTTTCTTTCCTAATATTTGGGCTATATTACTACAAACCATTCGTCTATCGTTATAAGCACTATCTGATAAGCTATGCTTAACATTTGTATTGATAAGCACTAATTCATACTCTCCGAAATCAATCTGAAAAGGTTCTGCTTCTATTGTACGGCAGTCCAACAACAAAAACTCATTTTCCTCTCCAAACATACTTGCATACATATCCATTATTCCACATTTCACACCAACAAAATTATGCTCTGCTTTTTGTGAAATAAAAATCATTTCCTTCTTAGAGATTCCAAGCTGAAACAAGTTGTTTAATCCAAATACAATGCTGTTTTCTAAAGCGGCAGAGGAAGATAATCCTGCTCCTATCGGAATATCACCTCCAAATACAATATTAAATGGGTTTAATTCAAAATCTCTTTTTTGCAATTCAACAATAACACCTAATATATAATTTTGCCAAGCTCCGCTTTTTACAGGCTGAATATCATCCAAATAAAATGTATAAGACTCTTTTTTATCGTAAGCAACAATAGTACAAAGATCTGTATTACTTTGCTGAACTGCCATAATAATACCCTTATCAATAGCTGCCGGAAAAACAAAACCATCGTTATAATCTGTATGTTCTCCTATAAGATTAATCCTCCCTGGAGAAAAAATCAAAAGAGGATTTCCTCTAAATTTCTCGACAAAACTTAAGTTTATATCTCTAATAAGTTTTGAGTTCATATTTTATAGAATCTCTATTTTTTATGATTAGAATTCAAATACTGGAATGAATAACTTTTCAGAGCGAATATAGCAATCAAATTTAAAAAACGAATTACAATTCTAAGTTTTCATTATAAAACATAAAAAAAGCCTCCGTCAGTTGACGGAAGCTTTTTAGATTCTATTTCTAAAGGCAATTATTCTGATTTTTTCTTTCCACCTAAACTAATATCAACACCTAAGGAAAAAGCCCAAGTGTTTTTCTCATAAGTTTCTGTATAAGGAATTCCTGTAGCATCATCAACTTTATCGAAAGTATCTCCTTGATACATTGTATAGAAAGCACCAAACTGAAGAGTAAACTTATCATTTAGTTTAAACGCACCGCCGCCACCAAATGTATTGGTATTCAGGCTATAACTTAAATCATCATTATAAAATTCTGTTACGTTTGTTTTAGTTCCTAAATATCCCGCACTTACCAAAAATTTATCAGTAAGTAAGTATTCTAATCCTAAACCGTACTCTATAAAGTTACCATCAACAGTAGCATTTCCATCTTCGTCAATAGCCCAACCGGTATCTTCATCAAAATAAGTATGGAAACCGACAGTTACATTTAATTTATCAGTAGCTTGATAAGCAGCACCTATAGAAAGAAAAGCTGGAATATCCGCATTGGTAACATTACCATTTTCAAACATATAAGTAGGAGTAAATACTCCTGTAGAACTAACGGAACCACCATCTATAAATCCTTTATTATCAATTACCTCATCTATTAAATTCATTTTTGTTAAAAATTCGTATTTAATACCAATATTTAATTTATCATTTAATAATGTTAGATTAACTCCAATAATAGGAGTAATTGCATCACCAGATTGAATAACATCAGCATCTTGATCAGCAGTAACACCATTTAAATAAGTAGCTGTACCATAAAGATATTGTGCAGTAGCAGCCAATTCAGCAGAATAATTTGTTAAGTAAGTTGCATAACCATAATAAGTTCCTTGGGCAACAGCAGCAGACATAGCATCAATCTCTGCCTGAGTACTACCTAATGCCAATAAACCGCCCTCTAATTGAGCACGTTGTGCAGCAGTAATAAAGCCAGCACCTTCTAATTGAGCAAAAGTATATGCGCCTCCACCACCATCAACAATAGGAGTAAGACCATCACCTCCACCTTGAGCGGCAACAGCTCCGGCAGCAGCTTGAAGAGAACCATCAGCAGCTTGACCTGCAACACCACCTACATATGTTCCTGGAGCTAAAGTTCCGGAAGGAGTATCTACTGTAACATTACGAATATAACCACTGTAAGTATTTTTAGCCATAATATAACGACCTCCAAAATAAACAGATAACCAATCATTTACTTCATACGTAAGACCTGCTTGCAAACCGAAATAAACTGAAGATCCCTCAAAGAACATATCCATATTATATCCCGTAACACCTAACTGTCCTAATGCAGGAACTAAGCCTGCGAAAGGTATTTCCATAGAAGGCAAACCTGTATCAAAAGTAGCACCACCGCCACCTCCTACAGGATTAAATCCAAATGAAATTGCAATTTTATCTTTTTTAAATACACCATAAATACCTGGGAATACAGGCGCCTTAACAATTCCTTCATAATCTTGTCCGTTTAAGTAAGGAAATGTACTATTAATGTTTTGTGTCTGAAACAAGGTTTGATTATTAATTGAAAAATGAAAACCATCTGACAATTTTGATAATCCGGCAGGATTATAGAATACAGCATCTATACCGGTAGAAGCATCACGAATTAACATTCGCGTCCAAGCCGTACTTTGATTAGTATTTGTTACTAAGCCTCCCGCAAAAGCAAAAGTACTGGCAAGAAATAAACTTACAAAAAGTAATAATTTTTTGTTCATTTTAAATTGTTTTTTAGTTAATAATATAGCGAATGTATGAATAATAATTAAACAGAAAAACTTTTTACGCAACAAATAAAGCAAAGAAAATGGTTGGTAAACAATTACTTACAAACAAAAATATACGCCTTTCTAAAACATAAAAAGGCGTATTAAGTATAAAAATTAAAGCTCTTATTTTATCTCACTGCCATCTTTTGTAGTAACAAAAGGAGCAACAAAACGTAGACTTCCATCGGCATCTTCTGCCATTAAAATCATACCTTGTGATTCTATTCCACGGAGTGTTTTTGGTGCCAAATTAACTAAAACGCTTACTTGTTTACCTATAATTTCTTCGGCTTTAAAATACTCTGCAATACCCGAAACAATAGTGCGCTGATCTATACCGGTATCTACCTTAAGCTTGAGTAATTTCTTTGTTTTAGCAACCTTTTCTGCTTCCAAAATTGTTCCTACACGAATATCCATTTTGGAGAAATCTTCGAAATTAATATTCTCTTTAGCAGACTTAGCTTGTTTTGTATCTGCTTGATTAGCTTTTTTAGTATCTAATAATTTTTGTACTTGCGCTTCAATTGCCTTATCTTCTATTCGCTCAAAAAGCAAAGCAGGTTTTGGTAAAACAGATTTTTCTAAAACTAAATCGGCACTTCCGGCATTATCCCAAGAGAATTCGGTATTTAACCCTAGCATATCTTTTAATTTCTGAGAAGTGAAAGGGATAAAGGGTTCCGACAAGAGTGCCAAATTTGCACTTATTTGTAACGCAATGTTTAAAATTGTCTCAACCCGTTTTTCATCTATTTTAATGGTTTTCCAAGGCTCAGTTTCTGTAAGATATTTATTTCCTAATCGTGCCAAATTCATTAACTCATTAATGGCTTCGCGAAAGCGATAATTCTCAATGCTTTTGCCAATTTTATCAGGATAATTAGCCAGTTCGGATAAAGTTTCAATATCGAGAGGGGTTAATTCATTCTTAGCAGGTACTTTTCCTTTATAATACTTTTGAGTAAGCACCAAAGTTCGATTTACAAAATTTCCGAAAATAGCCAATAACTCATTATTATTTTTTGCTTGAAAATCTTTCCAAGTAAAATCATTATCTTTTGTTTCTGGTGCATTTGCCGTTAAAACATAACGTAACACATCTTGCTTTCCGGGAAAATCTTCGAGGTATTCGTGCAACCAAACAGCCCAATTTCGAGAAGTAGAAATCTTATCATTTTCAAGATTTAGGAATTCGTTAGCCGGAACATTATCGGGTAAAATATAAGAACCCTCAGCTTTTAGCATTGCTGGAAAAATAATACAGTGAAAAACAATATTGTCTTTACCTATAAAATGAACGAGCTTAGAAGAGTCGTCTTTCCAATACTTTTCCCAATCGTTCCCTGTTTTTTTAGCCCATTCCCTACTCGCTGAAATATATCCGATGGGTGCGTCAAACCAAACGTATAAAACTTTTCCGTCGGCACCTTTTAGTGGAACTTTTACACCCCAATCAAGATCGCGCGTTACAGCACGTGGATGTAATCCATTATCTATCCAGCTTTTACATTGACCGTAAACATTCGGGCGCCAATCGTTTTTATGCCCTTCAACTATCCATTCTTTTAACCAAGGCTCATATTCGTTCAATGGCAAATACCAATGTTTTGTTTCTTTTAGTTGAGGAATATTCCCACTTAAAGCTGATTTAGGATTGATTAAATCTGTTGCACTTAAAGATGTTCCACAACTCTCGCACTGATCGCCATAAGCTTTTTCGTAAGAGCAATGCGGACAAGTTCCTGTAATATATCTATCAGCTAAAAATTGCTTGTTTTCTTCATCATAATACTGTTCAGAGCTTTGCTCGATAAACTTACCATCTTTATATAATTTTTCAAAAAACTCAGATGCAGTTTTATGATGAATTTCTGCCGAAGTACGTGAATAAACATCAAAAGAAATACCTAAATCTTGAAATGATTTTTTGATAATGCCATGGTATTTATCCACTATATCCTGAGGTAAAACACCTTCTTTTCGAGCTTTAATTGTAATCGGAACACCGTGTTCATCAGAACCTCCAATAAATAAAACATCTTCTCCTTTTAAACGTAAATATCTTGCATAAATATCAGCAGGAACATAAACACCCGCCAAATGACCTATATGAATAGGGCCATTAGCATACGGCAAAGCCGATGTTATAGTATAACGTTTGAATTTTTTCGGATTTCCTGAACTCATCTTTTATTTTTTTTGGCAAAGATAAAGCTAAATTGGAATTAATAACTTTTAGCAAACAGTTTTGTAGAGAATTGTTCTCTTGAAAAGAGTTATATCTTGAATATTTTAGATTGTAATATTTTATCTGCGTCTATCAGCGAAATCTGCGGGAACTTTTTCATCAAGACGTATTCTCCCGCAGATAACGCAAATTATCGCAGAATTAGAAAGGAATCTTTTAAAGAAAAACTCATGCCTTTCGACTTATCCAAAAAATTTAAGCTGTTCGCTTTGGCTCTTTAAACATAAAAGCAAAAGGAATAGCAAGCATTGCAAAAACAGGAGTTATATGAAAAACATTTTCCAGACCAATTATATCTGACAGCCAACCAACAAACAAAGAGGCTATTGCCCCAAAAGCAAAATTGATAGTCATATAAACCCCATTGGTAAAACTTGGTCGTTCTAAA encodes:
- a CDS encoding carbohydrate kinase family protein, with product MHYKTESGEVMAKALIIGAQNIDIFAKSDDEYTLYDSNPSKIHIAFGGVGRNIAENLSRLENEVHFITVFGDDFFSKSANKSLEKIGIDTTNSLFIKNRSNSVYLGIMNQENDLFLGLNDMEITKELNSEFLKTKARFINEFSTIIIDNNIETEALHYLLNTYQDKIIIMDAVSAKKVVKLSAYLDKISILKLNQIELSALSDELETIDKIKHLHIKGAKTLLITNQEKDIILSKKEEIITKKVLGIDTIVNATGAGDAFLSGFIHGVLHNFSDDKKLKYANIAANITLQSNNSTSELLNKNEVKKYE
- a CDS encoding pseudouridine-5'-phosphate glycosidase, encoding MNNYIEFNDEVRKAIELGLPIVALESTIISHGMPYPKNVETAIKCEEIVRENGSIPATIAILNGKLKVGLSKKELDFLGSQGKQIIKTSRRDIAYNVANKIDGATTVSATMYIASLAGIKVFATGGIGGVHRGAETSFDISADLDELANTNVLVVCAGIKSILDLGLTLEYLETKGVPVIGYQTESLPAFYSRTSDFKVNFKIDSPQEIANMLKTKLELSLNGGILVTNPIPTEYSMDSEIINQAIDKALLEMDNLGIKGKEQTPYLLGKIVEITEGKSLESNIALVYNNCKLASKISSEYNTLKS
- a CDS encoding sodium/sugar symporter, with protein sequence MMTANFGFWDYLIFTAYGILILGVGLWVSQDKKGHQKNAEDYFLASKSLPWWAIGASLIAANISAEQFIGMSGSGFALGLAIASYEWMAAITLIIVGKYFLPIFIEKGLYTIPEFVEKRFSTNLKTILAVFWIGLYIFVNLASVLYLGSLALETIIGIPMVYGVIGLALFAAAYSLYGGLSAVAWTDVIQVVFLVLGGLVTTYIALNTVSGGEGAFVGLQTIYDAAPDRFVMILDKSNPEFKNLPGIGVLVGGLWVANLYYWGFNQYIIQRTLAAKSLKESQKGILLAAFLKLIIPLVVVIPGIAAYVMINDTEVMTRLGEAGLQNLPSAEQADKAYPWLLQFLPTGFKGLAFAALAAAIVSSLASMLNSTSTIFTMDIYKQYINKNASDKTTVNVGRLSAAIALIIASITAPLLGGIDQAFQFIQEYTGVVSPGILAVFMLGLFWKKTTNKGAITGALASIPIAMYFKVAPKGWSENGLFLDLPWMDQMGYTAILTMIIIALVSYIQNNGKDDEKGIPISKELFRTSPVFNIGAFAVMIILVALYAIFWK
- the galK gene encoding galactokinase; its protein translation is MNSKLIRDINLSFVEKFRGNPLLIFSPGRINLIGEHTDYNDGFVFPAAIDKGIIMAVQQSNTDLCTIVAYDKKESYTFYLDDIQPVKSGAWQNYILGVIVELQKRDFELNPFNIVFGGDIPIGAGLSSSAALENSIVFGLNNLFQLGISKKEMIFISQKAEHNFVGVKCGIMDMYASMFGEENEFLLLDCRTIEAEPFQIDFGEYELVLINTNVKHSLSDSAYNDRRMVCSNIAQILGKKALRDVNEEDLLSIKESVSEEDYQKALYVIQEIERTQLAAKALVNNDLLRLGNLIYESHKGLQHQYKVSCEELDFLVNRAKESKTVIGARMMGGGFGGCTLNLIAKSETEKFIASITKEYKEKFNRDCSVYQVHLSKGTHLIG
- the metG gene encoding methionine--tRNA ligase; translation: MSSGNPKKFKRYTITSALPYANGPIHIGHLAGVYVPADIYARYLRLKGEDVLFIGGSDEHGVPITIKARKEGVLPQDIVDKYHGIIKKSFQDLGISFDVYSRTSAEIHHKTASEFFEKLYKDGKFIEQSSEQYYDEENKQFLADRYITGTCPHCSYEKAYGDQCESCGTSLSATDLINPKSALSGNIPQLKETKHWYLPLNEYEPWLKEWIVEGHKNDWRPNVYGQCKSWIDNGLHPRAVTRDLDWGVKVPLKGADGKVLYVWFDAPIGYISASREWAKKTGNDWEKYWKDDSSKLVHFIGKDNIVFHCIIFPAMLKAEGSYILPDNVPANEFLNLENDKISTSRNWAVWLHEYLEDFPGKQDVLRYVLTANAPETKDNDFTWKDFQAKNNNELLAIFGNFVNRTLVLTQKYYKGKVPAKNELTPLDIETLSELANYPDKIGKSIENYRFREAINELMNLARLGNKYLTETEPWKTIKIDEKRVETILNIALQISANLALLSEPFIPFTSQKLKDMLGLNTEFSWDNAGSADLVLEKSVLPKPALLFERIEDKAIEAQVQKLLDTKKANQADTKQAKSAKENINFEDFSKMDIRVGTILEAEKVAKTKKLLKLKVDTGIDQRTIVSGIAEYFKAEEIIGKQVSVLVNLAPKTLRGIESQGMILMAEDADGSLRFVAPFVTTKDGSEIK